A genomic region of Runella rosea contains the following coding sequences:
- a CDS encoding sensor histidine kinase translates to MRNTKSAITSLSLMVASMLLLAAFQVFWLRKEYTEQKSILQKEADILFKNTIQALEDSVIQKKITFPMRKAFALDSQAGKPNKVAIDRKFTFRYTHESSPPTPIVYSDKKARDGKNERTEAFNLFYIQTAARMAQLSGVDTTISKSKLHDVLRKTRPEDIRAIKMNSVGNLDITKLTVADTTPQGKSEIVIVKSHQPSDTLQRMLGRMAKVVMYNRPNRDSVLSFTPLAEGTNNLKISVIERSEKAPLRPKNKSTIKPIENQFIIRLDHDSLKIQDIKRAYVRQIQKSKIDLPFQVVRQSTKPLLEKQEIAFPKNTNEQVLTTSAVPTTIPFGSTYTAVFSGYEGFLLKKILPQSLFSFFLLAITGLAFGAIYQNLRQQRRLTELKNDFISNVTHELKTPIATVSVAIEALQNFGVSQNPEQTKEYLEISKSELNRLTLLVDKVLKMATFEQHGLTLSPETVDWAELTQLVLNSMKLQFEKYGAKVDFNQIGHSFKLSADKIHLTNVVYNLLDNALKYTENRPKIALLLQETDAELRLSVKDNGIGIQSEFLARIFDKFFRVPTGDTHDVKGYGLGLSYVSSVVKQHHGRIEVESEVGKGSIFTVIIPKP, encoded by the coding sequence ATGAGGAATACTAAGTCAGCTATTACTTCTTTGTCCTTGATGGTCGCCAGTATGCTTTTACTGGCGGCTTTTCAGGTGTTTTGGCTGCGCAAAGAGTATACCGAACAAAAAAGTATTTTGCAGAAAGAAGCCGATATTTTGTTCAAAAATACCATTCAGGCTTTAGAAGACTCCGTGATTCAGAAGAAGATAACGTTTCCGATGCGAAAAGCATTTGCGTTGGATTCGCAAGCTGGAAAACCAAATAAAGTTGCCATTGACCGAAAGTTTACCTTTAGATACACCCACGAAAGTTCGCCTCCTACACCTATCGTTTATTCAGACAAAAAAGCGCGTGACGGCAAAAATGAAAGAACAGAAGCTTTCAACTTATTTTATATCCAAACGGCGGCTCGAATGGCTCAATTGTCAGGCGTAGATACTACAATCTCAAAAAGTAAACTGCACGACGTTTTACGAAAAACCCGACCTGAAGATATTCGCGCCATTAAAATGAATTCAGTGGGCAACTTGGATATTACCAAACTGACCGTTGCCGATACTACACCGCAGGGCAAATCCGAAATTGTCATTGTAAAATCGCACCAACCGTCTGACACGCTCCAACGAATGCTCGGCCGAATGGCCAAGGTTGTGATGTATAATCGCCCAAATCGCGACAGTGTTTTGTCATTTACGCCACTGGCAGAAGGAACTAATAATTTGAAAATCTCGGTGATTGAGCGGAGTGAAAAAGCGCCATTGCGCCCTAAAAACAAATCAACCATCAAGCCCATTGAAAATCAGTTTATTATTAGGCTAGACCACGACTCCTTGAAAATCCAAGACATTAAGCGGGCGTATGTTCGTCAAATTCAGAAGTCAAAAATTGACTTGCCGTTTCAGGTGGTGCGACAATCGACAAAACCATTGCTTGAAAAACAAGAGATTGCTTTTCCTAAAAATACCAATGAGCAGGTTTTAACTACGTCGGCCGTTCCGACGACAATTCCCTTTGGAAGTACCTACACGGCGGTGTTTTCTGGTTATGAGGGTTTTTTATTGAAAAAAATCCTTCCGCAAAGTCTATTTTCATTTTTTCTGTTGGCCATTACAGGCTTAGCTTTTGGGGCGATTTACCAAAATCTTCGTCAGCAGCGTCGACTGACTGAATTAAAAAATGATTTTATCAGCAACGTGACGCATGAACTTAAAACGCCCATTGCCACCGTGAGCGTAGCGATTGAAGCGTTGCAGAATTTTGGGGTTTCGCAAAACCCCGAGCAAACCAAAGAATACCTTGAAATATCAAAAAGTGAGCTCAATCGCCTAACGTTGTTGGTGGATAAAGTGCTTAAAATGGCAACCTTTGAGCAGCACGGACTGACGCTCTCGCCCGAAACCGTTGATTGGGCCGAACTCACACAGTTGGTGCTAAATTCGATGAAATTACAATTTGAGAAATACGGCGCAAAAGTAGATTTTAACCAAATAGGACATTCTTTTAAGCTCTCTGCCGACAAAATTCACCTTACCAATGTGGTCTATAATTTGTTAGATAATGCCCTGAAATACACCGAAAATCGACCCAAAATTGCGTTGCTTTTACAAGAAACCGATGCTGAATTACGCCTTTCGGTCAAAGACAACGGCATCGGTATTCAATCGGAGTTTTTGGCGAGAATTTTTGATAAATTTTTCAGGGTGCCCACGGGCGATACGCACGATGTAAAAGGGTATGGACTAGGATTGAGCTACGTATCATCGGTCGTCAAACAACACCACGGCCGCATCGAAGTGGAAAGTGAAGTAGGCAAAGGCAGTATTTTTACCGTCATTATCCCCAAACCGTAG
- a CDS encoding MBL fold metallo-hydrolase, whose translation MIISFVFVLSLAGGFYFFMYERFTWEISGYRSNPDLKTVRPDWKGNPVNPQGRFLNENLEPLPGFSDLLKWQREPNPQKAEKKTDTFRLKVTKNSDFLSNNEDCVVWLGHATFFIRLNGVRILTDPVLESPSALMKRYSALPVAVSELKDMDYIIVSHDHRDHCDEKSLKTLAPQNLNATYLTGLGLDTLLNNFTKNPNIQAAGWYQTYQTDTSKIEIIYLPARHWARRYLNDTNKNLWGAYLIRANGKSIYFGSDSGYGTHYQDFAKYFGGVDVALLGVGAYKPEWFMSASHAGPKDAVRAAHEMKAKRMIPMHYGTFDLSDEPLGDCYRSLQKLQKAPQNQGLIQLAGVGEVIKL comes from the coding sequence ATGATTATCAGCTTCGTTTTTGTCCTGTCGCTGGCAGGAGGTTTTTATTTCTTTATGTATGAGCGTTTTACGTGGGAGATAAGCGGCTATCGTTCTAACCCTGATTTAAAAACCGTTCGACCTGATTGGAAAGGCAACCCCGTAAATCCGCAGGGACGTTTTTTGAACGAAAACTTGGAGCCGTTGCCTGGATTTAGTGATTTATTGAAATGGCAACGCGAACCCAATCCCCAAAAAGCCGAGAAAAAAACGGATACGTTTCGCTTGAAAGTGACAAAAAACAGTGATTTCCTGAGCAACAACGAAGATTGTGTCGTGTGGTTAGGTCATGCTACGTTTTTTATTCGGCTCAACGGCGTCCGAATTTTAACCGACCCTGTGCTGGAAAGTCCCTCCGCGCTGATGAAACGGTATTCGGCATTGCCCGTGGCGGTTTCGGAATTAAAGGATATGGATTACATCATCGTCTCGCACGACCACCGCGACCATTGCGACGAAAAAAGCCTCAAAACGTTGGCCCCCCAAAACCTAAATGCCACTTATTTGACGGGTCTTGGGCTAGATACTCTGCTCAATAATTTTACAAAAAACCCTAACATTCAGGCGGCGGGCTGGTACCAAACCTACCAAACGGATACTTCTAAAATTGAAATCATCTATTTGCCCGCCCGTCACTGGGCGCGGCGTTATTTAAACGACACCAATAAAAATCTATGGGGGGCGTATTTGATTCGAGCCAATGGCAAAAGTATTTATTTTGGCTCAGATTCGGGCTACGGAACGCACTATCAGGATTTTGCCAAGTATTTTGGCGGGGTTGATGTGGCCTTGTTGGGGGTTGGTGCTTATAAACCCGAATGGTTTATGTCTGCCAGTCACGCCGGGCCAAAGGATGCCGTACGAGCAGCCCACGAAATGAAAGCAAAACGAATGATTCCGATGCACTACGGCACGTTCGATTTGTCAGATGAACCCTTGGGAGATTGCTACCGCTCGCTCCAAAAATTGCAGAAAGCGCCCCAGAATCAGGGATTAATTCAGTTGGCGGGCGTTGGAGAAGTGATAAAGTTGTAG
- a CDS encoding response regulator transcription factor — MTKILYVEDEPFLGKIVKESLESRQFEVCMVADGRDVLAQFKVFQPVICVLDVMLPHRDGYALAQDIRQLAPEMPIIFLTAKTQTEDVLKGFQAGGNDYVRKPFSMEELIVRIQNLLQLTNAKPVLAAPNGNIMLGSYTFYPHKYELHRADSLRKLSHRETELLSILAENRNFTVPRRDILMRVWGDDSFFNSRNLDVYITRLRDYLREDPALEIVTLKGVGYLFKCEGRENF; from the coding sequence ATGACCAAGATTCTGTATGTAGAAGATGAGCCCTTTTTAGGGAAAATTGTAAAAGAAAGCCTCGAAAGCCGCCAATTTGAGGTGTGCATGGTAGCTGATGGCCGAGATGTACTTGCCCAATTTAAAGTATTTCAGCCCGTTATATGTGTGTTGGATGTCATGCTTCCGCACCGAGACGGCTATGCATTGGCGCAGGATATTCGTCAATTGGCTCCTGAAATGCCCATTATTTTTCTGACCGCCAAAACCCAAACCGAAGACGTGCTGAAAGGGTTTCAGGCGGGAGGAAATGACTATGTTCGGAAGCCTTTTAGCATGGAGGAACTGATTGTCAGGATTCAGAATTTACTTCAGTTGACCAACGCTAAGCCCGTCTTAGCTGCTCCAAATGGCAATATTATGCTTGGTAGCTATACTTTTTATCCTCACAAGTACGAACTTCACCGCGCCGATAGTCTGCGCAAACTCTCGCACCGCGAAACGGAACTGCTTTCTATATTGGCCGAAAACCGCAACTTCACGGTACCTCGGCGCGATATTTTGATGCGGGTTTGGGGCGATGATTCTTTCTTCAATTCCCGTAATTTAGACGTCTATATCACCCGCCTACGCGACTATCTGCGCGAAGACCCCGCGCTCGAAATTGTCACCCTCAAAGGAGTTGGTTATTTGTTTAAGTGTGAAGGCCGAGAAAACTTCTAA
- a CDS encoding glycogen synthase, translating into MEKKPKKALLFEVAWEVCNQVGGIYTVIRSKVPAMVDQWGDDYVCLGPYFPQRALTEYEPITSDDGSGIYQTVEKMREAGFVVEYGYWLITGKPRVVLFDIRSVAAQLDRIKYGLWERHKISTVNIEDLVNQTLGFGEMVRVFLTQFAEDYAKKFEITAHFHEWMASSGLPDLRKDDVRIATIFTTHATMLGRYIASNERDFYTKLPSFDWQHEARYYAIEAQATIERLAYLSAHVSTTVSDVTARECEVFLGKYPDLVLPNGLNIQRFAAVHEFQNLHMKYKENIHRFIMGHFFQSYSFNLDKTLYFFTSGRYEFVNKGYDITMEALARLNWKMVQAKMDMTVVMFIVTRQPYHSINPDVLQSRAVLGEIQDTCEAIEKQLGDKLFLASASSTDHHLPDLNQFVDEYWRLRLRRTIQTWKTKRLPPYVTHDLKQPDSITEYCERSGLKNHEQDRVKIVYHPDFIASTNPLFGLDYGQFVRGCHLGIFPSYYEPWGYTPLECVVRGIPTVTSDLSGFGDFIMQIMRDYENRGIYVINRKTQNFDQAADQLANIMFKFVRMNLRERIQQRNKVENISDVFDWGNLRSYYDTAHDLAAKKAFKTTVN; encoded by the coding sequence GTGGAAAAGAAACCTAAAAAAGCCCTCTTATTTGAAGTCGCTTGGGAAGTCTGCAACCAAGTGGGAGGAATTTATACCGTAATTCGGAGTAAAGTCCCTGCAATGGTCGACCAATGGGGGGATGATTATGTATGCTTGGGGCCTTATTTCCCCCAGCGTGCTTTAACAGAATATGAGCCTATCACTTCAGACGACGGGTCGGGGATTTATCAGACCGTAGAAAAGATGCGCGAGGCGGGATTTGTGGTCGAATATGGCTACTGGCTCATTACCGGAAAACCTCGCGTGGTACTGTTTGACATTAGAAGTGTAGCGGCGCAGCTAGACCGTATAAAATATGGTCTATGGGAGCGGCATAAAATCTCGACGGTCAATATTGAAGATTTGGTCAATCAAACGCTGGGCTTTGGCGAAATGGTGCGGGTTTTTCTGACCCAGTTTGCGGAAGATTACGCCAAGAAATTTGAAATTACGGCCCATTTCCACGAATGGATGGCGAGCTCGGGACTGCCAGATTTGCGTAAAGATGATGTTCGGATTGCGACCATATTTACCACTCATGCCACTATGTTGGGGCGGTATATCGCTTCCAACGAGCGTGATTTCTACACCAAACTTCCTTCCTTTGATTGGCAGCATGAGGCGCGGTACTACGCCATTGAGGCCCAGGCTACCATCGAACGCCTGGCCTACCTGAGCGCCCACGTGAGTACCACCGTCAGCGACGTAACGGCCCGTGAATGTGAAGTGTTTTTAGGGAAATATCCCGACTTGGTGTTGCCAAATGGTCTTAATATTCAGCGCTTTGCGGCAGTACACGAGTTTCAGAACCTACACATGAAGTACAAGGAAAATATCCATCGGTTTATCATGGGTCACTTTTTCCAAAGCTATTCTTTCAATCTTGACAAAACGCTTTATTTCTTCACGTCGGGCCGCTATGAATTTGTCAATAAAGGCTACGATATTACGATGGAAGCCTTGGCGCGGTTGAACTGGAAAATGGTGCAAGCCAAGATGGATATGACGGTGGTGATGTTTATCGTGACGCGTCAACCTTATCATTCTATCAACCCAGACGTGCTTCAGTCAAGAGCAGTTTTGGGTGAAATACAGGATACCTGCGAAGCAATTGAAAAGCAATTGGGCGATAAATTATTTTTGGCTTCGGCTTCTTCTACCGACCATCATTTGCCTGATTTGAACCAATTTGTAGATGAATATTGGCGCTTGCGTCTCCGGCGGACCATTCAAACTTGGAAAACAAAACGCTTGCCGCCTTACGTAACCCACGACCTAAAACAACCTGACTCTATCACGGAATATTGCGAGCGTTCGGGCCTCAAAAACCATGAGCAAGACCGCGTCAAAATCGTGTACCATCCTGATTTTATTGCCTCCACAAATCCACTTTTTGGATTGGATTACGGCCAATTTGTGCGAGGATGTCACTTGGGGATTTTTCCAAGCTACTACGAGCCGTGGGGCTATACGCCGTTGGAGTGCGTAGTACGCGGTATTCCAACCGTTACGAGCGATTTGTCGGGTTTCGGTGATTTTATCATGCAAATCATGCGTGATTACGAAAACCGAGGTATTTATGTGATCAATCGCAAAACACAAAACTTTGATCAGGCCGCCGACCAATTGGCAAATATCATGTTCAAATTTGTACGTATGAACTTGCGTGAGCGTATTCAACAGCGTAACAAAGTAGAGAATATTTCGGATGTATTTGACTGGGGAAATCTACGTTCATACTACGATACGGCCCACGATTTGGCCGCGAAAAAAGCCTTCAAAACTACGGTGAATTAA